A single Diceros bicornis minor isolate mBicDic1 chromosome 7, mDicBic1.mat.cur, whole genome shotgun sequence DNA region contains:
- the LOC131408740 gene encoding hemoglobin subunit beta-like — MVELTAEEKAAVLALWDKVNEEEVGGEALGRLLVVYPWTQRFFDSFGDLSTPAAVLGNPKVKAHGKKVLHSFGDGVHHLDNLKGTFAALSELHCDKLHVDPENFRLLGNVLVVVLAQHFGKEFTPQLQAAYQKVVAGVANALAHKYH, encoded by the exons ATGGTGGAGCTGACTGCTGAGGAGAAGGCAGCCGTCCTTGCCCTGTGGGACAAGGTGAACGAGGAAGAAGTTGGTGGTGAAGCCCTGGGCAG GCTGCTGGTTGTCTATCCATGGACTCAGAGGTTCTTTGACTCCTTTGGGGATCTGTCCACACCTGCTGCTGTTCTGGGCAACCCCAAGGTGAAGGCCCACGGCAAGAAGGTGCTGCACTCCTTTGGTGACGGTGTGCATCATCTTGACAACCTCAAGGGCACCTTTGCTGCCCTGAGTGAACTGCACTGTGACAAGCTGCACGTGGATCCTGAGAATTTCAGG CTCCTGGGCAACGTGCTTGTTGTTGTGCTGGCTCAACACTTTGGCAAGGAATTCACCCCACAACTGCAGGCTGCCTACCAGAAGGTGGTGGCTGGTGTGGCCAATGCCCTGGCCCACAAATACCACTGA